In Leptotrichia buccalis C-1013-b, the genomic window CCTCTATTTTCTAAAATCATTTTTATTTTTATTTCACATTACACTAAATTGTTTAAAAAAGTTTCTATTTAAACAATGCTAACTCAACTTTTTAAAATTTTTCATCTAATTTTTTAATAACTAAATATCTTTTTGGCTCTTCTCCAACGCTTTCAGTTTTTAGACCTTTCATAAAGGAAACTTCTTCATGAATGATTTTACGTTCACGTGCTGACATTGGATTTAATTTTATGGCATTTCCTGTCGCAAGAACTGCTTTTCCTTTCTTTCTTGCCAAATCTCTTAATGATTTTTCACGTTTTTCCTTATAATTATTAGAATCCACCGTTATTTTCAGATTTTTAAATTGTTTCGTTGTGCTTAGCAAGTATTCAAAGCTGTTTAATGTATTTCCTTTTTCACCAATTAAAAATCTCATATCTTTTCCATCAAGAATAACCAAATATTTATTGTTATTTTCTTTTTTTATATTGACAATTCGTATATCCAGTTTTATATTTACAATAAATTCTTTAAAAAATGCCCTTATTTTATCTATGTTTGTATCAGGGTGATTAGCTACGGATTTTTCTTCATTTTCTAAATTTTCATTTTTATAATTTTTTCTGCTGCTACTTTTTTGAAAAGTATTTCCACTTTTTCGTTCTGTTTCTTTTCTTTCCTTTTTTTCAATTTTGTATTCGTTTTGTGCTTTTGATTTCTCAGTTTCTACCTTTACTTCATTGTTTTTTAACTCGGATTTTTTAACAATTTCAATTTCATATTCACCTTTTATACTAATAAACAATATCTTTTTAGGATATTTTAAAACTTTTACACGATAAGTTTCATCTTCTTTTAGTGTCAATGAACGGTTTATCATATTTTTAAGTTCGTCTTCATTCTGTGCCTTTAATACTATCTTTTCCATCATCACTTCTTCCTTTCAAAATGAA contains:
- a CDS encoding protein jag yields the protein MMEKIVLKAQNEDELKNMINRSLTLKEDETYRVKVLKYPKKILFISIKGEYEIEIVKKSELKNNEVKVETEKSKAQNEYKIEKKERKETERKSGNTFQKSSSRKNYKNENLENEEKSVANHPDTNIDKIRAFFKEFIVNIKLDIRIVNIKKENNNKYLVILDGKDMRFLIGEKGNTLNSFEYLLSTTKQFKNLKITVDSNNYKEKREKSLRDLARKKGKAVLATGNAIKLNPMSARERKIIHEEVSFMKGLKTESVGEEPKRYLVIKKLDEKF